From Acropora muricata isolate sample 2 chromosome 14, ASM3666990v1, whole genome shotgun sequence, one genomic window encodes:
- the LOC136898546 gene encoding ribonucleoprotein PTB-binding 1-like isoform X4, with product MNGTAPAGNPIEELIWSSRAEFDKRRWILITNLPEGINVEDLKQNFLRGYSVIDLRIEKNSAFILLATPDQAIGAVNTLNGQTFLGYVAGVSLAPPDSLLFVGNLPFEFTEEQFRNLMNPFGPIERLVLVRSVFTGESKGYGFVDYINRECAIHAKQQLMKKGSKYVGGRILRVDFAEANLLSYEDLHSKTLFVDRLPRDFTNAETLRGVFSQSGTVTFAQVALNQHSVSRGFAFVDYMTAEEAERGQKAHNGALLEDSYIRVAYGTPGRTGASILGNGGIQRPALGPRPRASTPLETQGLDMTGARAPRPLMAPRPLMGGEPWQQMQRAQVMKQPRPLMRPGPPGQRPMIGGRMRGPSPGGPRAAMFNQGVRPLLGRPAAPRPSARPTGPRGFVGMGMAAPLMGVRAIAPQGSMQPRPLMDFGEQPDGGVNPPEKMQLLPAANNLTQQFPAQDAIPALMGEPSVGGGINQTSADQGVFGHPVQLMAPQQQEVFAPAPVQQPQGMIPPSIAQPGVRPGMPQMVEMQHAPAAPVPAFAGAMPVAPQTSAAAVLSQAQASPHPPALPQIPNSQALYASAPAAMPPQGVVPQMVPHDPSQYQPMPANPSMGAPVMPVAGQTDLNGSGSVSYPVPAMQPVAQGDPPATAAVSSSYVLLSADSNQQAGYYAPQDTQPYPMNFTANQGVTQQPPVQLPGQAGPGISNHPVPVSQAPVVPTATPQVPQYQWRQPVAPLPNMQIAQNPPLQAVGQLPQGLESAVSSQPVSMVMPPSSFYGQYQPAPQQQYPPQQRGPLPGPENMVYYQQPQVQQHPPQQQPPGVYPGMTETNNGAPQQSHPAMTAPAGSENSPFSNSNVIPQHSAPPVVYSNPQPTQMVAPGGPPPAGQKRAAEGDTAAYGQHGATTSYHEGNKRLRY from the exons ATGAACGGAACTGCTCCAGCCGGTAACCCAATTGAAGAGTTGATCTGGAGTTCAAGGGCCGAATTTGACAAACGAAGATGGATTCTTATCACAAATCTACCAGAAGGCATTAATGTTGAG GACTTGAAACAAAACTTCCTTCGTGGCTATAGTGTCATTGATCTGcgcattgaaaaaaattcag CATTTATTCTTCTGGCCACTCCGGATCAAGCCATTGGTGCTGTCAACACTCTCAATGGGCAGACATTTCTTGGATATGTTGCTGGTGTTTCTCTGGCCCCACCAGATAGTCTCCTCTTTGTTGGCAATTTGCCATTTGAATTCACTGAGGAACAATTCAGAAATTTAATGAATCCATTTGGACCAATAGAGCGATTAGTTCTGGTCCGCAGCGTTTTCACTGGGGAGAGCAAGGGTTATGGATTTGTTGACTACATAAACAGGGAATGTGCAATTCATGCTAAACAACAGCTGATGAAAAAAGGGTCAAAGTATGTCGGTGGAAGGATACTGAGAGTCGACTTTGCTGAAGCCAATTTGCTGAGCTATGAAGATTTACATTCAAAAACCTTATTTGTGGACAGACTCCCAAGAGACTTTACAAATGCTGAGACTTTGAGAGGTGTGTTTAGTCAGAGTGGAACAGTCACATTTGCTCAG GTTGCTCTTAACCAACACAGTGTATCAAGAGGATTTGCCTTTGTCGACTACATGACAGCAGAGGAAGCTGAAAGAGGACAGAAAGCACACAATGGTGCCCTTCTTGAAGATTCATACATCCGTGTGGCCTATGGGACACCTGGAAGAACAGGGGCAAGCATACTGGGCAATGGG GGAATTCAAAGGCCAGCATTGGGTCCCCGTCCAAGAGCCTCAACCCCTCTTGAAACTCAAGGTCTAGACATGACAGGTGCAAGGGCACCACGCCCATTGATGGCTCCACGTCCTCTCATGGGAGGAGAGCCATGGCAACAGATGCAGAGGGCACAAGTAATGAAACAACCAAGGCCTCTCATGAGACCTGGCCCACCA GGGCAAAGGCCCATGATTGGTGGCAGAATGAGAGGACCATCGCCTGGTGGACCGCGAGCTGCAATGTTCAATCAGGGGGTGAGACCCTTACTTGGCAGGCCAGCTGCACCCAGACCATCAGCGAGACCTACTG GTCCCAGGGGCTTTGTTGGTATGGGCATGGCAGCTCCCTTAATGGGTGTCAGGGCCATTGCACCACAGGGCTCCATGCAGCCACGACCCTTGATGGACTTTGGAGAGCAGCCTGATGGAGGTGTTAATCCTCCAGAAAAGATGCAG TTGCTGCCAGCAGCCAATAATCTTACACAGCAATTCCCAGCGCAGGACGCCATACCAGCCCTTATGGGGGAGCCATCAGTCGGAGGAGGCATAAATCAGACGTCTGCAGACCAAGGAGTGTTTGGTCATCCTGTGCAACTCATGGCACCACAGCAACAGGAGGTGTTTGCACCAGCTCCTGTGCAACAGCCGCAGGGAATGATACCACCATCAATTGCACAACCAGGAGTGAGGCCAGGGATGCCACAAATG GTGGAAATGCAGCATGCTCCAGCCGCCCCAGTGCCAGCATTTGCCGGTGCTATGCCTGTTGCCCCGCAAACATCAGCAGCTGCTGTCTTGTCACAAGCTCAGGCATCACCCCATCCACCAGCTCTACCACAGATTCCCAACAGTCAAGCGCTGTATGCTTCAGCACCTGCTGCGATGCCACCACAGGGTGTTGTCCCACAGATGGTACCACATGACCCCAGTCAGTATCAACCTATGCCAGCCAATCCCAGCATGGGTGCACCTGTCATGCCTGTTGCTGGACAAACGGATCTGAATGGTAGTGGTAGTGTTAGTTATCCAGTGCCTGCAATGCAGCCAGTT GCACAAGGAGACCCACCTGCTACTGCCGCAGTTAGCTCTAGTTATGTCCTCCTTTCTGCCGACTCGAATCAACAAGCTGGCTATTATGCACCACAGGACACCCAGCCATACCCCATG AATTTCACTGCAAATCAAGGTGTAACGCAACAGCCTCCCGTCCAGTTGCCAGGGCAAGCAGGCCCTGGAATTTCCAACCATCCAGTACCAGTCTCCCAGGCGCCTGTTGTTCCAACGGCAACTCCGCAAGTTCCACAGTACCAATGGCGTCAGCCAGTAGCGCCATTGCCCAACATGCAAATCGCACAGAACCCACCTCTGCAAG CCGTTGGTCAGCTGCCTCAAGGTTTAGAATCAGCCGTGTCATCTCAGCCAGTTTCCATGGTGATGCCTCCCAGTAGCTTCTATGGACAATACCAACCTGCCCCACAGCAACAATATCCCCCACAACAAAGGGGACCATTACCTGGCCCAGAGAATATGGTCTATTATCAACAACCGCAG GTACAACAACATCCGCCTCAACAGCAACCCCCAGGGGTGTACCCTGGGATGACAGAGACGAACAACGGAGCACCTCAGCAAAGTCACCCAGCAATGACAGCTCCAGCAGGCAGTGAAAACAGCCCATTCTCAAATAGTAACGTGATTCCGCAACATTCTGCCCCGCCAGTGGTCTATAGCAATCCCCAGCCAACGCAAATG GTTGCCCCAGGGGGGCCCCCACCGGCGGGCCAAAAGAGAGCCGCAGAAGGGGACACTGCTGCATATGGCCAACATGGAGCAACCACCAGTTACCATGAGGGAAACAAGCGGTTGCGATATTAG
- the LOC136898546 gene encoding ribonucleoprotein PTB-binding 1-like isoform X2, which yields MNGTAPAGNPIEELIWSSRAEFDKRRWILITNLPEGINVEDLKQNFLRGYSVIDLRIEKNSAFILLATPDQAIGAVNTLNGQTFLGYVAGVSLAPPDSLLFVGNLPFEFTEEQFRNLMNPFGPIERLVLVRSVFTGESKGYGFVDYINRECAIHAKQQLMKKGSKYVGGRILRVDFAEANLLSYEDLHSKTLFVDRLPRDFTNAETLRGVFSQSGTVTFAQVALNQHSVSRGFAFVDYMTAEEAERGQKAHNGALLEDSYIRVAYGTPGRTGASILGNGGIQRPALGPRPRASTPLETQGLDMTGARAPRPLMAPRPLMGGEPWQQMQRAQVMKQPRPLMRPGPPVFPQGQRPMIGGRMRGPSPGGPRAAMFNQGVRPLLGRPAAPRPSARPTGPRGFVGMGMAAPLMGVRAIAPQGSMQPRPLMDFGEQPDGGVNPPEKMQLLPAANNLTQQFPAQDAIPALMGEPSVGGGINQTSADQGVFGHPVQLMAPQQQEVFAPAPVQQPQGMIPPSIAQPGVRPGMPQMVEMQHAPAAPVPAFAGAMPVAPQTSAAAVLSQAQASPHPPALPQIPNSQALYASAPAAMPPQGVVPQMVPHDPSQYQPMPANPSMGAPVMPVAGQTDLNGSGSVSYPVPAMQPVAQGDPPATAAVSSSYVLLSADSNQQAGYYAPQDTQPYPMNFTANQGVTQQPPVQLPGQAGPGISNHPVPVSQAPVVPTATPQVPQYQWRQPVAPLPNMQIAQNPPLQAVGQLPQGLESAVSSQPVSMVMPPSSFYGQYQPAPQQQYPPQQRGPLPGPENMVYYQQPQVQQHPPQQQPPGVYPGMTETNNGAPQQSHPAMTAPAGSENSPFSNSNVIPQHSAPPVVYSNPQPTQMVAPGGPPPAGQKRAAEGDTAAYGQHGATTSYHEGNKRLRY from the exons ATGAACGGAACTGCTCCAGCCGGTAACCCAATTGAAGAGTTGATCTGGAGTTCAAGGGCCGAATTTGACAAACGAAGATGGATTCTTATCACAAATCTACCAGAAGGCATTAATGTTGAG GACTTGAAACAAAACTTCCTTCGTGGCTATAGTGTCATTGATCTGcgcattgaaaaaaattcag CATTTATTCTTCTGGCCACTCCGGATCAAGCCATTGGTGCTGTCAACACTCTCAATGGGCAGACATTTCTTGGATATGTTGCTGGTGTTTCTCTGGCCCCACCAGATAGTCTCCTCTTTGTTGGCAATTTGCCATTTGAATTCACTGAGGAACAATTCAGAAATTTAATGAATCCATTTGGACCAATAGAGCGATTAGTTCTGGTCCGCAGCGTTTTCACTGGGGAGAGCAAGGGTTATGGATTTGTTGACTACATAAACAGGGAATGTGCAATTCATGCTAAACAACAGCTGATGAAAAAAGGGTCAAAGTATGTCGGTGGAAGGATACTGAGAGTCGACTTTGCTGAAGCCAATTTGCTGAGCTATGAAGATTTACATTCAAAAACCTTATTTGTGGACAGACTCCCAAGAGACTTTACAAATGCTGAGACTTTGAGAGGTGTGTTTAGTCAGAGTGGAACAGTCACATTTGCTCAG GTTGCTCTTAACCAACACAGTGTATCAAGAGGATTTGCCTTTGTCGACTACATGACAGCAGAGGAAGCTGAAAGAGGACAGAAAGCACACAATGGTGCCCTTCTTGAAGATTCATACATCCGTGTGGCCTATGGGACACCTGGAAGAACAGGGGCAAGCATACTGGGCAATGGG GGAATTCAAAGGCCAGCATTGGGTCCCCGTCCAAGAGCCTCAACCCCTCTTGAAACTCAAGGTCTAGACATGACAGGTGCAAGGGCACCACGCCCATTGATGGCTCCACGTCCTCTCATGGGAGGAGAGCCATGGCAACAGATGCAGAGGGCACAAGTAATGAAACAACCAAGGCCTCTCATGAGACCTGGCCCACCA GTTTTTCCACAGGGGCAAAGGCCCATGATTGGTGGCAGAATGAGAGGACCATCGCCTGGTGGACCGCGAGCTGCAATGTTCAATCAGGGGGTGAGACCCTTACTTGGCAGGCCAGCTGCACCCAGACCATCAGCGAGACCTACTG GTCCCAGGGGCTTTGTTGGTATGGGCATGGCAGCTCCCTTAATGGGTGTCAGGGCCATTGCACCACAGGGCTCCATGCAGCCACGACCCTTGATGGACTTTGGAGAGCAGCCTGATGGAGGTGTTAATCCTCCAGAAAAGATGCAG TTGCTGCCAGCAGCCAATAATCTTACACAGCAATTCCCAGCGCAGGACGCCATACCAGCCCTTATGGGGGAGCCATCAGTCGGAGGAGGCATAAATCAGACGTCTGCAGACCAAGGAGTGTTTGGTCATCCTGTGCAACTCATGGCACCACAGCAACAGGAGGTGTTTGCACCAGCTCCTGTGCAACAGCCGCAGGGAATGATACCACCATCAATTGCACAACCAGGAGTGAGGCCAGGGATGCCACAAATG GTGGAAATGCAGCATGCTCCAGCCGCCCCAGTGCCAGCATTTGCCGGTGCTATGCCTGTTGCCCCGCAAACATCAGCAGCTGCTGTCTTGTCACAAGCTCAGGCATCACCCCATCCACCAGCTCTACCACAGATTCCCAACAGTCAAGCGCTGTATGCTTCAGCACCTGCTGCGATGCCACCACAGGGTGTTGTCCCACAGATGGTACCACATGACCCCAGTCAGTATCAACCTATGCCAGCCAATCCCAGCATGGGTGCACCTGTCATGCCTGTTGCTGGACAAACGGATCTGAATGGTAGTGGTAGTGTTAGTTATCCAGTGCCTGCAATGCAGCCAGTT GCACAAGGAGACCCACCTGCTACTGCCGCAGTTAGCTCTAGTTATGTCCTCCTTTCTGCCGACTCGAATCAACAAGCTGGCTATTATGCACCACAGGACACCCAGCCATACCCCATG AATTTCACTGCAAATCAAGGTGTAACGCAACAGCCTCCCGTCCAGTTGCCAGGGCAAGCAGGCCCTGGAATTTCCAACCATCCAGTACCAGTCTCCCAGGCGCCTGTTGTTCCAACGGCAACTCCGCAAGTTCCACAGTACCAATGGCGTCAGCCAGTAGCGCCATTGCCCAACATGCAAATCGCACAGAACCCACCTCTGCAAG CCGTTGGTCAGCTGCCTCAAGGTTTAGAATCAGCCGTGTCATCTCAGCCAGTTTCCATGGTGATGCCTCCCAGTAGCTTCTATGGACAATACCAACCTGCCCCACAGCAACAATATCCCCCACAACAAAGGGGACCATTACCTGGCCCAGAGAATATGGTCTATTATCAACAACCGCAG GTACAACAACATCCGCCTCAACAGCAACCCCCAGGGGTGTACCCTGGGATGACAGAGACGAACAACGGAGCACCTCAGCAAAGTCACCCAGCAATGACAGCTCCAGCAGGCAGTGAAAACAGCCCATTCTCAAATAGTAACGTGATTCCGCAACATTCTGCCCCGCCAGTGGTCTATAGCAATCCCCAGCCAACGCAAATG GTTGCCCCAGGGGGGCCCCCACCGGCGGGCCAAAAGAGAGCCGCAGAAGGGGACACTGCTGCATATGGCCAACATGGAGCAACCACCAGTTACCATGAGGGAAACAAGCGGTTGCGATATTAG
- the LOC136898546 gene encoding ribonucleoprotein PTB-binding 1-like isoform X3, whose translation MNGTAPAGNPIEELIWSSRAEFDKRRWILITNLPEGINVEDLKQNFLRGYSVIDLRIEKNSAFILLATPDQAIGAVNTLNGQTFLGYVAGVSLAPPDSLLFVGNLPFEFTEEQFRNLMNPFGPIERLVLVRSVFTGESKGYGFVDYINRECAIHAKQQLMKKGSKYVGGRILRVDFAEANLLSYEDLHSKTLFVDRLPRDFTNAETLRGVFSQSGTVTFAQVALNQHSVSRGFAFVDYMTAEEAERGQKAHNGALLEDSYIRVAYGTPGRTGASILGNGGIQRPALGPRPRASTPLETQGLDMTGARAPRPLMAPRPLMGGEPWQQMQRAQVMKQPRPLMRPGPPGQRPMIGGRMRGPSPGGPRAAMFNQGVRPLLGRPAAPRPSARPTGPRGFVGMGMAAPLMGVRAIAPQGSMQPRPLMDFGEQPDGGVNPPEKMQLLPAANNLTQQFPAQDAIPALMGEPSVGGGINQTSADQGVFGHPVQLMAPQQQEVFAPAPVQQPQGMIPPSIAQPGVRPGMPQMVEMQHAPAAPVPAFAGAMPVAPQTSAAAVLSQAQASPHPPALPQIPNSQALYASAPAAMPPQGVVPQMVPHDPSQYQPMPANPSMGAPVMPVAGQTDLNGSGSVSYPVPAMQPVAQGDPPATAAVSSSYVLLSADSNQQAGYYAPQDTQPYPMPQNFTANQGVTQQPPVQLPGQAGPGISNHPVPVSQAPVVPTATPQVPQYQWRQPVAPLPNMQIAQNPPLQAVGQLPQGLESAVSSQPVSMVMPPSSFYGQYQPAPQQQYPPQQRGPLPGPENMVYYQQPQVQQHPPQQQPPGVYPGMTETNNGAPQQSHPAMTAPAGSENSPFSNSNVIPQHSAPPVVYSNPQPTQMVAPGGPPPAGQKRAAEGDTAAYGQHGATTSYHEGNKRLRY comes from the exons ATGAACGGAACTGCTCCAGCCGGTAACCCAATTGAAGAGTTGATCTGGAGTTCAAGGGCCGAATTTGACAAACGAAGATGGATTCTTATCACAAATCTACCAGAAGGCATTAATGTTGAG GACTTGAAACAAAACTTCCTTCGTGGCTATAGTGTCATTGATCTGcgcattgaaaaaaattcag CATTTATTCTTCTGGCCACTCCGGATCAAGCCATTGGTGCTGTCAACACTCTCAATGGGCAGACATTTCTTGGATATGTTGCTGGTGTTTCTCTGGCCCCACCAGATAGTCTCCTCTTTGTTGGCAATTTGCCATTTGAATTCACTGAGGAACAATTCAGAAATTTAATGAATCCATTTGGACCAATAGAGCGATTAGTTCTGGTCCGCAGCGTTTTCACTGGGGAGAGCAAGGGTTATGGATTTGTTGACTACATAAACAGGGAATGTGCAATTCATGCTAAACAACAGCTGATGAAAAAAGGGTCAAAGTATGTCGGTGGAAGGATACTGAGAGTCGACTTTGCTGAAGCCAATTTGCTGAGCTATGAAGATTTACATTCAAAAACCTTATTTGTGGACAGACTCCCAAGAGACTTTACAAATGCTGAGACTTTGAGAGGTGTGTTTAGTCAGAGTGGAACAGTCACATTTGCTCAG GTTGCTCTTAACCAACACAGTGTATCAAGAGGATTTGCCTTTGTCGACTACATGACAGCAGAGGAAGCTGAAAGAGGACAGAAAGCACACAATGGTGCCCTTCTTGAAGATTCATACATCCGTGTGGCCTATGGGACACCTGGAAGAACAGGGGCAAGCATACTGGGCAATGGG GGAATTCAAAGGCCAGCATTGGGTCCCCGTCCAAGAGCCTCAACCCCTCTTGAAACTCAAGGTCTAGACATGACAGGTGCAAGGGCACCACGCCCATTGATGGCTCCACGTCCTCTCATGGGAGGAGAGCCATGGCAACAGATGCAGAGGGCACAAGTAATGAAACAACCAAGGCCTCTCATGAGACCTGGCCCACCA GGGCAAAGGCCCATGATTGGTGGCAGAATGAGAGGACCATCGCCTGGTGGACCGCGAGCTGCAATGTTCAATCAGGGGGTGAGACCCTTACTTGGCAGGCCAGCTGCACCCAGACCATCAGCGAGACCTACTG GTCCCAGGGGCTTTGTTGGTATGGGCATGGCAGCTCCCTTAATGGGTGTCAGGGCCATTGCACCACAGGGCTCCATGCAGCCACGACCCTTGATGGACTTTGGAGAGCAGCCTGATGGAGGTGTTAATCCTCCAGAAAAGATGCAG TTGCTGCCAGCAGCCAATAATCTTACACAGCAATTCCCAGCGCAGGACGCCATACCAGCCCTTATGGGGGAGCCATCAGTCGGAGGAGGCATAAATCAGACGTCTGCAGACCAAGGAGTGTTTGGTCATCCTGTGCAACTCATGGCACCACAGCAACAGGAGGTGTTTGCACCAGCTCCTGTGCAACAGCCGCAGGGAATGATACCACCATCAATTGCACAACCAGGAGTGAGGCCAGGGATGCCACAAATG GTGGAAATGCAGCATGCTCCAGCCGCCCCAGTGCCAGCATTTGCCGGTGCTATGCCTGTTGCCCCGCAAACATCAGCAGCTGCTGTCTTGTCACAAGCTCAGGCATCACCCCATCCACCAGCTCTACCACAGATTCCCAACAGTCAAGCGCTGTATGCTTCAGCACCTGCTGCGATGCCACCACAGGGTGTTGTCCCACAGATGGTACCACATGACCCCAGTCAGTATCAACCTATGCCAGCCAATCCCAGCATGGGTGCACCTGTCATGCCTGTTGCTGGACAAACGGATCTGAATGGTAGTGGTAGTGTTAGTTATCCAGTGCCTGCAATGCAGCCAGTT GCACAAGGAGACCCACCTGCTACTGCCGCAGTTAGCTCTAGTTATGTCCTCCTTTCTGCCGACTCGAATCAACAAGCTGGCTATTATGCACCACAGGACACCCAGCCATACCCCATG CCTCAGAATTTCACTGCAAATCAAGGTGTAACGCAACAGCCTCCCGTCCAGTTGCCAGGGCAAGCAGGCCCTGGAATTTCCAACCATCCAGTACCAGTCTCCCAGGCGCCTGTTGTTCCAACGGCAACTCCGCAAGTTCCACAGTACCAATGGCGTCAGCCAGTAGCGCCATTGCCCAACATGCAAATCGCACAGAACCCACCTCTGCAAG CCGTTGGTCAGCTGCCTCAAGGTTTAGAATCAGCCGTGTCATCTCAGCCAGTTTCCATGGTGATGCCTCCCAGTAGCTTCTATGGACAATACCAACCTGCCCCACAGCAACAATATCCCCCACAACAAAGGGGACCATTACCTGGCCCAGAGAATATGGTCTATTATCAACAACCGCAG GTACAACAACATCCGCCTCAACAGCAACCCCCAGGGGTGTACCCTGGGATGACAGAGACGAACAACGGAGCACCTCAGCAAAGTCACCCAGCAATGACAGCTCCAGCAGGCAGTGAAAACAGCCCATTCTCAAATAGTAACGTGATTCCGCAACATTCTGCCCCGCCAGTGGTCTATAGCAATCCCCAGCCAACGCAAATG GTTGCCCCAGGGGGGCCCCCACCGGCGGGCCAAAAGAGAGCCGCAGAAGGGGACACTGCTGCATATGGCCAACATGGAGCAACCACCAGTTACCATGAGGGAAACAAGCGGTTGCGATATTAG
- the LOC136898546 gene encoding ribonucleoprotein PTB-binding 1-like isoform X5, which yields MNGTAPAGNPIEELIWSSRAEFDKRRWILITNLPEGINVEDLKQNFLRGYSVIDLRIEKNSAFILLATPDQAIGAVNTLNGQTFLGYVAGVSLAPPDSLLFVGNLPFEFTEEQFRNLMNPFGPIERLVLVRSVFTGESKGYGFVDYINRECAIHAKQQLMKKGSKYVGGRILRVDFAEANLLSYEDLHSKTLFVDRLPRDFTNAETLRGVFSQSGTVTFAQVALNQHSVSRGFAFVDYMTAEEAERGQKAHNGALLEDSYIRVAYGTPGRTGASILGNGGIQRPALGPRPRASTPLETQGLDMTGARAPRPLMAPRPLMGGEPWQQMQRAQVMKQPRPLMRPGPPVFPQGQRPMIGGRMRGPSPGGPRAAMFNQGVRPLLGRPAAPRPSARPTGPRGFVGMGMAAPLMGVRAIAPQGSMQPRPLMDFGEQPDGGVNPPEKMQDAIPALMGEPSVGGGINQTSADQGVFGHPVQLMAPQQQEVFAPAPVQQPQGMIPPSIAQPGVRPGMPQMVEMQHAPAAPVPAFAGAMPVAPQTSAAAVLSQAQASPHPPALPQIPNSQALYASAPAAMPPQGVVPQMVPHDPSQYQPMPANPSMGAPVMPVAGQTDLNGSGSVSYPVPAMQPVAQGDPPATAAVSSSYVLLSADSNQQAGYYAPQDTQPYPMPQNFTANQGVTQQPPVQLPGQAGPGISNHPVPVSQAPVVPTATPQVPQYQWRQPVAPLPNMQIAQNPPLQAVGQLPQGLESAVSSQPVSMVMPPSSFYGQYQPAPQQQYPPQQRGPLPGPENMVYYQQPQVQQHPPQQQPPGVYPGMTETNNGAPQQSHPAMTAPAGSENSPFSNSNVIPQHSAPPVVYSNPQPTQMVAPGGPPPAGQKRAAEGDTAAYGQHGATTSYHEGNKRLRY from the exons ATGAACGGAACTGCTCCAGCCGGTAACCCAATTGAAGAGTTGATCTGGAGTTCAAGGGCCGAATTTGACAAACGAAGATGGATTCTTATCACAAATCTACCAGAAGGCATTAATGTTGAG GACTTGAAACAAAACTTCCTTCGTGGCTATAGTGTCATTGATCTGcgcattgaaaaaaattcag CATTTATTCTTCTGGCCACTCCGGATCAAGCCATTGGTGCTGTCAACACTCTCAATGGGCAGACATTTCTTGGATATGTTGCTGGTGTTTCTCTGGCCCCACCAGATAGTCTCCTCTTTGTTGGCAATTTGCCATTTGAATTCACTGAGGAACAATTCAGAAATTTAATGAATCCATTTGGACCAATAGAGCGATTAGTTCTGGTCCGCAGCGTTTTCACTGGGGAGAGCAAGGGTTATGGATTTGTTGACTACATAAACAGGGAATGTGCAATTCATGCTAAACAACAGCTGATGAAAAAAGGGTCAAAGTATGTCGGTGGAAGGATACTGAGAGTCGACTTTGCTGAAGCCAATTTGCTGAGCTATGAAGATTTACATTCAAAAACCTTATTTGTGGACAGACTCCCAAGAGACTTTACAAATGCTGAGACTTTGAGAGGTGTGTTTAGTCAGAGTGGAACAGTCACATTTGCTCAG GTTGCTCTTAACCAACACAGTGTATCAAGAGGATTTGCCTTTGTCGACTACATGACAGCAGAGGAAGCTGAAAGAGGACAGAAAGCACACAATGGTGCCCTTCTTGAAGATTCATACATCCGTGTGGCCTATGGGACACCTGGAAGAACAGGGGCAAGCATACTGGGCAATGGG GGAATTCAAAGGCCAGCATTGGGTCCCCGTCCAAGAGCCTCAACCCCTCTTGAAACTCAAGGTCTAGACATGACAGGTGCAAGGGCACCACGCCCATTGATGGCTCCACGTCCTCTCATGGGAGGAGAGCCATGGCAACAGATGCAGAGGGCACAAGTAATGAAACAACCAAGGCCTCTCATGAGACCTGGCCCACCA GTTTTTCCACAGGGGCAAAGGCCCATGATTGGTGGCAGAATGAGAGGACCATCGCCTGGTGGACCGCGAGCTGCAATGTTCAATCAGGGGGTGAGACCCTTACTTGGCAGGCCAGCTGCACCCAGACCATCAGCGAGACCTACTG GTCCCAGGGGCTTTGTTGGTATGGGCATGGCAGCTCCCTTAATGGGTGTCAGGGCCATTGCACCACAGGGCTCCATGCAGCCACGACCCTTGATGGACTTTGGAGAGCAGCCTGATGGAGGTGTTAATCCTCCAGAAAAGATGCAG GACGCCATACCAGCCCTTATGGGGGAGCCATCAGTCGGAGGAGGCATAAATCAGACGTCTGCAGACCAAGGAGTGTTTGGTCATCCTGTGCAACTCATGGCACCACAGCAACAGGAGGTGTTTGCACCAGCTCCTGTGCAACAGCCGCAGGGAATGATACCACCATCAATTGCACAACCAGGAGTGAGGCCAGGGATGCCACAAATG GTGGAAATGCAGCATGCTCCAGCCGCCCCAGTGCCAGCATTTGCCGGTGCTATGCCTGTTGCCCCGCAAACATCAGCAGCTGCTGTCTTGTCACAAGCTCAGGCATCACCCCATCCACCAGCTCTACCACAGATTCCCAACAGTCAAGCGCTGTATGCTTCAGCACCTGCTGCGATGCCACCACAGGGTGTTGTCCCACAGATGGTACCACATGACCCCAGTCAGTATCAACCTATGCCAGCCAATCCCAGCATGGGTGCACCTGTCATGCCTGTTGCTGGACAAACGGATCTGAATGGTAGTGGTAGTGTTAGTTATCCAGTGCCTGCAATGCAGCCAGTT GCACAAGGAGACCCACCTGCTACTGCCGCAGTTAGCTCTAGTTATGTCCTCCTTTCTGCCGACTCGAATCAACAAGCTGGCTATTATGCACCACAGGACACCCAGCCATACCCCATG CCTCAGAATTTCACTGCAAATCAAGGTGTAACGCAACAGCCTCCCGTCCAGTTGCCAGGGCAAGCAGGCCCTGGAATTTCCAACCATCCAGTACCAGTCTCCCAGGCGCCTGTTGTTCCAACGGCAACTCCGCAAGTTCCACAGTACCAATGGCGTCAGCCAGTAGCGCCATTGCCCAACATGCAAATCGCACAGAACCCACCTCTGCAAG CCGTTGGTCAGCTGCCTCAAGGTTTAGAATCAGCCGTGTCATCTCAGCCAGTTTCCATGGTGATGCCTCCCAGTAGCTTCTATGGACAATACCAACCTGCCCCACAGCAACAATATCCCCCACAACAAAGGGGACCATTACCTGGCCCAGAGAATATGGTCTATTATCAACAACCGCAG GTACAACAACATCCGCCTCAACAGCAACCCCCAGGGGTGTACCCTGGGATGACAGAGACGAACAACGGAGCACCTCAGCAAAGTCACCCAGCAATGACAGCTCCAGCAGGCAGTGAAAACAGCCCATTCTCAAATAGTAACGTGATTCCGCAACATTCTGCCCCGCCAGTGGTCTATAGCAATCCCCAGCCAACGCAAATG GTTGCCCCAGGGGGGCCCCCACCGGCGGGCCAAAAGAGAGCCGCAGAAGGGGACACTGCTGCATATGGCCAACATGGAGCAACCACCAGTTACCATGAGGGAAACAAGCGGTTGCGATATTAG